In Limibacter armeniacum, a single window of DNA contains:
- a CDS encoding NAD-dependent epimerase/dehydratase family protein — MRKILITGGAGFVPSSLAERLLDDPENFVVLVDNLLTGHLYNVPDHPNCKFIKGDANRYEEIAAIMTAYRFDYVFHYAAVVGVKRTLANPVMVLDDINGINHVLSLSKNTGVKQVFFSSSSEVYGEPVHLPQHEETTPLNSRLPYAVVKNVGESFCRSFKQEYGLDYTIFRFFNTYGPKQSTDFVMSKFIDSALKGEPLTIYGDGSQTRTFCYIDDNIEVALKLLETNSGQDQVINVGNDIPTTILELAELIKDMTESDSPIIHLPPLKEGDMTRRQPDIAQMKGIIGKDLVKLEVGMEQVISARRKMLKAGGVIMA, encoded by the coding sequence ATGAGAAAAATCTTGATTACAGGAGGGGCTGGTTTTGTACCTAGTTCCCTTGCTGAGCGATTGCTCGACGACCCAGAAAACTTTGTGGTATTGGTGGATAACCTGTTGACAGGACACCTTTACAATGTACCTGATCACCCAAACTGTAAGTTTATCAAAGGAGATGCTAACCGCTATGAGGAGATAGCGGCAATTATGACAGCATATCGCTTTGATTATGTATTTCACTATGCGGCAGTTGTGGGGGTTAAGCGTACGTTGGCAAACCCTGTGATGGTATTGGATGATATCAACGGTATTAACCATGTACTTTCACTGTCTAAGAATACAGGTGTGAAGCAAGTATTCTTCTCTTCTTCGTCGGAAGTATATGGAGAGCCAGTACACTTGCCGCAACATGAAGAAACAACACCTTTGAACTCCCGACTGCCTTATGCAGTGGTGAAGAATGTAGGTGAATCGTTCTGTCGCTCATTCAAACAGGAGTACGGATTGGATTATACGATCTTCCGTTTCTTCAATACTTATGGACCAAAGCAGAGTACTGACTTCGTTATGTCCAAATTCATTGATTCGGCACTGAAAGGAGAACCATTGACGATCTATGGTGATGGATCCCAGACCAGAACGTTCTGTTATATTGATGACAATATTGAAGTAGCTTTGAAACTGTTGGAAACCAATAGTGGACAAGATCAGGTAATCAACGTAGGTAATGATATACCAACAACGATATTGGAGTTGGCAGAGTTGATCAAGGATATGACAGAGAGCGACTCTCCAATCATTCATCTACCTCCATTGAAAGAAGGTGATATGACCCGTAGACAACCTGATATCGCACAGATGAAAGGGATTATAGGGAAAGATTTGGTGAAACTGGAAGTCGGAATGGAACAGGTAATTTCAGCAAGAAGAAAGATGCTGAAAGCCGGTGGAGTAATTATGGCGTAA
- the feoB gene encoding ferrous iron transport protein B yields MTKRKEISVALVGNPNVGKSSVFNQLTGLRQKVGNFPGVTVDKKVGYCKLTEDFEAKITDFPGTYSLYPTSLDEKVVLNVFSNPKDKNYPEVIVYVADVTNLDRHLLLLSQLQDTGLPIVLALTMIDMADKDQVFCNEQLLSEKLGIPVLKINGRTGEGLEGLKNAVVESSTKVNGKTASPIIFKNSPTAEKVSSAIQDRLQLDNQYRALLLAHHHQDLPFLSSEEKNTIQEICQQHDFKAIKLQIDETMQRYDSMAPILQKALKKAPLPAVTNTDKIDRIVTHPVMGPILFFGILIFVFQAIFSWSELPMEWIEESFTATGDLVKAILPEAWYTSLITDGIIAGLGGVLVFIPQIAILFLLIGLLEEVGYMARAVFLFDKIMQKFGLNGRSIVALISGGACAIPAVMSTRTIGNWKERLITIMVTPLISCSARIPVYAILVAFAVPPVTVWGIFNLQAITFIGMYILGAAAALISAYVFKKILKTNESTFLMLELPAYRAPHWKNVLLNVREKVESFVLEAGKVIIIVSIVLWALASYGPGNEMDNAEKEAVKIAQQEQLDETHTADLIASKRIEVSYAGYLGKTIEPAIRPLGFNWKIGIALISSFAAREVFVGTMATIYSIGSADDEGTIKTRMEKEIDPVTGEKVFNPATAFSLLIFYVFAMQCMSTVAIVKRETKSWKWPLIQMGYMGALAYIGSFIVYQIMQ; encoded by the coding sequence ATGACGAAAAGAAAGGAAATCTCTGTTGCATTGGTTGGAAACCCGAATGTAGGTAAATCATCCGTATTCAACCAGTTGACAGGGTTAAGACAGAAAGTAGGAAACTTTCCAGGTGTAACGGTAGACAAAAAGGTAGGGTACTGCAAACTGACAGAAGACTTCGAAGCCAAAATCACAGATTTCCCTGGCACATACAGTCTTTATCCTACTTCATTGGATGAGAAAGTAGTTTTGAATGTCTTTTCCAACCCTAAAGACAAAAACTACCCTGAAGTTATCGTTTATGTAGCTGATGTTACCAACCTTGATCGCCACCTGCTACTCCTCTCTCAATTGCAGGATACAGGTTTACCGATTGTCTTGGCATTGACCATGATTGACATGGCTGACAAGGATCAGGTTTTCTGTAACGAGCAGCTTTTGAGTGAAAAACTTGGCATTCCTGTTCTGAAGATAAATGGCCGTACAGGTGAAGGGCTTGAAGGTTTAAAAAATGCTGTTGTTGAAAGCTCAACCAAAGTCAATGGAAAAACAGCTTCTCCCATAATTTTCAAGAATTCACCTACTGCTGAAAAAGTGAGCAGTGCTATTCAGGATCGTCTCCAGTTAGACAATCAATATAGAGCACTTCTGCTTGCTCACCATCACCAAGATCTTCCCTTCTTATCGTCAGAAGAAAAAAATACTATTCAGGAAATCTGTCAGCAACATGATTTCAAGGCTATTAAGCTTCAGATAGATGAGACTATGCAACGTTATGACAGCATGGCTCCTATCTTGCAAAAAGCACTGAAGAAAGCACCGTTACCTGCTGTTACAAATACAGACAAGATAGACAGGATCGTTACACACCCAGTAATGGGACCTATCCTCTTTTTCGGCATTCTGATTTTTGTTTTTCAAGCCATTTTCTCTTGGTCAGAACTACCAATGGAGTGGATTGAAGAAAGTTTTACTGCAACTGGCGACTTAGTAAAGGCTATACTTCCTGAAGCTTGGTACACAAGTCTGATTACGGATGGTATCATTGCAGGTCTAGGCGGTGTATTGGTCTTTATACCTCAGATTGCTATTCTTTTCCTTCTCATCGGTTTACTGGAAGAAGTTGGTTATATGGCCAGAGCTGTTTTCCTGTTTGACAAGATCATGCAGAAATTCGGTTTGAATGGTCGAAGCATTGTGGCATTGATTTCTGGCGGAGCTTGCGCTATTCCAGCTGTAATGTCTACCCGTACCATCGGTAACTGGAAAGAACGCCTGATTACCATTATGGTAACTCCACTGATCAGCTGCTCAGCCCGTATACCAGTTTATGCTATTCTGGTTGCTTTTGCCGTACCCCCTGTTACAGTATGGGGAATCTTCAACTTGCAAGCGATTACATTCATCGGCATGTATATTCTTGGTGCTGCAGCTGCCTTGATATCGGCATATGTATTCAAAAAAATACTGAAGACCAACGAGAGCACTTTCCTGATGCTGGAACTACCTGCCTACCGTGCACCACATTGGAAAAACGTCCTGTTGAATGTTCGTGAAAAGGTAGAGTCCTTCGTATTGGAAGCTGGTAAAGTAATTATTATCGTCTCTATCGTGCTTTGGGCACTAGCTTCATATGGTCCAGGAAATGAAATGGACAATGCAGAAAAAGAAGCTGTAAAAATCGCTCAGCAGGAACAATTGGATGAAACACATACAGCGGACCTGATCGCATCCAAAAGAATCGAGGTTTCATATGCCGGTTATTTGGGTAAAACAATTGAGCCTGCTATTCGCCCACTTGGCTTTAACTGGAAAATTGGTATCGCTCTGATTTCATCTTTTGCAGCCAGAGAGGTGTTTGTAGGTACAATGGCTACGATCTACAGCATTGGAAGTGCAGATGATGAAGGTACTATTAAGACTAGAATGGAAAAGGAAATTGACCCTGTCACAGGTGAAAAGGTCTTTAACCCAGCTACAGCCTTCTCTCTGCTTATCTTCTATGTATTTGCCATGCAATGTATGAGTACAGTGGCGATTGTAAAAAGAGAGACCAAAAGCTGGAAATGGCCACTTATCCAGATGGGATATATGGGCGCTTTGGCTTATATAGGTAGCTTTATTGTCTACCAAATAATGCAATAG
- a CDS encoding IS4 family transposase, with the protein MLTANILEILCGFQIVKGKPSKQVLAKLITALVEDENVQFHQIAKNLPSKAQKASRTKQVKRFMSGAVFNYQALMAWLFSCLPSGKITLCIDRTNWQSRKQAVNILAVTAYSHGVGFPLAFRLLDKKGNSHQQERIDLLKEVLQIVPPERIGKVIADREFIGKKWLRFMTMQGIVFCVRIPSHHKINIDGVEKTGEVWSKEGFRCTDRRATIYGMDLTLSMQMTKDKNGRKDYLIVVSNLMKSGLLSSYRKRWSIEVFFQSLKGRGFNLEATHLTKLDRLERLFAVVCMAFAVCHLFGVAFHEKVQNIKVKNHGYRENSYFRKGKDLLQEHFCTRPRQVGNEIKGLWKKFWRGISSKTPSEKLVFSWL; encoded by the coding sequence ATGTTGACTGCAAATATACTTGAAATCCTCTGCGGTTTCCAAATCGTCAAAGGCAAACCAAGCAAACAGGTACTAGCCAAGCTAATTACGGCCTTGGTGGAAGATGAAAATGTGCAATTTCATCAGATAGCCAAAAACTTGCCATCCAAGGCACAAAAAGCTTCTCGGACCAAGCAAGTCAAACGCTTTATGTCAGGAGCTGTGTTCAATTATCAGGCCCTGATGGCATGGTTGTTTTCCTGCCTGCCATCCGGAAAGATCACCCTCTGCATTGACCGAACCAACTGGCAGTCCAGAAAGCAGGCAGTGAATATTCTGGCCGTGACGGCCTACAGTCATGGCGTGGGTTTCCCACTGGCTTTTCGGCTACTGGACAAAAAAGGAAACAGCCACCAGCAGGAGCGTATTGATTTGCTGAAGGAAGTGCTTCAGATTGTACCTCCCGAGCGGATCGGGAAAGTGATTGCAGACCGAGAGTTTATCGGCAAAAAGTGGCTTCGGTTTATGACCATGCAAGGGATTGTCTTCTGCGTTCGGATTCCATCACACCACAAAATCAACATCGATGGTGTGGAGAAAACAGGAGAGGTATGGAGCAAAGAAGGTTTTCGTTGCACTGACCGAAGAGCGACGATCTATGGAATGGACCTGACTCTTTCCATGCAGATGACCAAGGATAAAAACGGGCGAAAGGACTACCTGATCGTAGTCTCAAACCTGATGAAAAGCGGCTTGCTGTCAAGCTATAGAAAACGGTGGAGCATCGAGGTGTTCTTCCAGTCGCTCAAAGGGCGGGGATTCAACCTGGAAGCCACTCACCTGACCAAATTGGATCGGCTTGAAAGACTTTTTGCTGTGGTGTGTATGGCCTTTGCTGTTTGTCACTTATTTGGCGTGGCTTTCCATGAAAAAGTACAAAACATAAAAGTAAAGAACCACGGTTACAGGGAGAACAGCTATTTCAGAAAGGGAAAAGATCTGTTGCAGGAGCATTTCTGTACGAGACCCCGCCAAGTAGGTAATGAGATCAAAGGACTTTGGAAGAAGTTTTGGAGGGGAATTAGTTCCAAAACACCATCTGAAAAACTGGTTTTTAGTTGGTTATAA
- the ppk1 gene encoding polyphosphate kinase 1, whose protein sequence is MVHKDKITDLIQSSNYVSRDLSWLQFNYRVLDQAKKAQRTIFERLKFLAITASNFDEFFMVRVGSLYNYLDYGKSRLDYSGLREEQFRDKLYSDIHEFNNEQSRFYNEELLPQFEANGFSVCGIEELTGKEKKEVESYFHKTIFPMLTPMVYDNYHTFPILQNLLLIFGIVTVDHTANLKDKRKLSFVQVPKNLPRFFEVEREDGLIFIPIESIIRTHIRKLFRNVEIESVDLFRITRNGDYTLQESEDLETDFINELKLKLKTRRTGRVVRVEITPGYSDWMADILKEKWNVDDLNFFENPAIIDYTSLWQIVKHKAFKYLMPPSRQPVTPLGISKDHEEDIFSLLQKNDILLHHPYNSADQMLELLEASAEDPNVLAIKMTIYRLADDSRVTSALLKAVENGKHVSALFEVKARFDEENNISEAKKLQDAGCFVIYGITALKTHTKLMLIVRKEGSKVKRYVHLGTGNYNESTAKLYTDIGLMTTNDVYGEDVSEFFNAITGHSRPTGYNRLLTAPNEMRDGLIQLIDNEAQNARDGLPSGIVIKVNSLQDDKFIDALYRASQAGVNIKLIVRGICCLKPGRKGLSENITIRSIVGEYLEHTRLFYFHNNGEPVVYGGSADAMVRSFDRRIESLFLIEDEFCKQEAIMILAYNLKDNVNAYEMSEDGNYTPTITKEGETIFDIHKEFFNATDELARKAKLF, encoded by the coding sequence ATGGTACACAAAGACAAAATAACAGATCTCATCCAAAGCAGTAATTATGTCAGCCGAGACCTCAGTTGGCTTCAATTCAATTACCGTGTACTGGATCAGGCAAAAAAAGCACAACGCACTATTTTTGAACGCCTGAAGTTTTTGGCGATTACAGCCTCCAACTTCGATGAGTTTTTTATGGTAAGGGTTGGTTCCCTTTACAACTACCTCGACTATGGCAAAAGCCGATTGGATTACTCTGGCCTAAGGGAAGAGCAGTTCCGAGATAAGCTTTACTCTGACATCCATGAATTCAATAATGAGCAGTCAAGGTTTTACAACGAGGAGCTATTGCCTCAATTTGAAGCGAATGGTTTCAGTGTTTGTGGGATAGAAGAACTGACAGGAAAAGAGAAGAAAGAAGTAGAGTCGTACTTCCATAAAACGATTTTCCCAATGCTTACCCCAATGGTGTATGACAATTACCACACCTTCCCGATTCTGCAAAACCTATTGCTCATTTTCGGGATTGTAACGGTCGACCATACAGCCAACCTGAAAGACAAGCGTAAGCTTTCCTTTGTACAGGTTCCGAAAAACCTGCCACGCTTCTTTGAAGTGGAAAGAGAGGACGGACTGATTTTCATTCCGATTGAAAGCATTATCCGTACACATATCCGAAAGCTGTTCCGCAATGTAGAAATTGAGTCTGTTGACCTTTTCCGTATTACACGGAACGGCGACTATACGCTACAGGAAAGTGAAGATTTGGAAACGGACTTTATCAATGAGCTAAAGCTAAAGCTAAAAACCCGTCGTACAGGCCGTGTGGTTCGAGTAGAGATTACACCTGGCTATTCTGACTGGATGGCAGACATTCTGAAAGAAAAATGGAATGTTGACGACCTGAATTTCTTCGAGAACCCTGCCATCATTGACTATACAAGTCTGTGGCAAATTGTGAAACACAAGGCATTTAAATACCTGATGCCCCCTTCTCGACAGCCTGTAACGCCTTTGGGTATCAGCAAGGATCATGAAGAAGATATTTTCAGCCTTTTGCAGAAAAATGACATACTGCTTCATCACCCATACAACAGTGCTGACCAGATGCTCGAATTGTTGGAAGCTTCAGCAGAAGACCCAAATGTACTTGCCATCAAGATGACTATCTACAGGTTGGCTGACGACTCAAGGGTCACCTCTGCACTGCTTAAAGCGGTAGAGAACGGTAAGCACGTTTCTGCCCTATTTGAGGTAAAAGCCAGATTTGACGAGGAAAACAATATATCTGAAGCCAAAAAACTTCAGGATGCAGGCTGTTTTGTAATTTATGGTATTACTGCATTGAAAACCCATACCAAGCTAATGCTTATTGTCCGTAAGGAAGGCAGTAAAGTCAAACGTTATGTTCACTTGGGTACTGGTAATTACAATGAAAGTACAGCTAAGCTCTATACCGACATCGGCTTAATGACTACAAATGACGTCTATGGCGAAGATGTATCAGAGTTTTTCAATGCCATTACAGGTCATTCGAGACCTACAGGTTACAACAGACTGCTCACTGCTCCAAACGAAATGCGAGATGGGCTAATTCAGTTGATTGACAATGAAGCGCAAAATGCTCGTGATGGGTTACCAAGTGGCATTGTCATCAAAGTCAACTCCTTGCAGGATGACAAGTTCATCGATGCCCTTTACCGTGCTTCTCAAGCAGGTGTCAACATCAAGTTAATTGTAAGGGGTATTTGCTGCCTGAAGCCTGGCAGAAAGGGCTTGAGTGAAAATATCACAATCCGTTCCATTGTAGGAGAGTATTTGGAGCATACCCGTCTGTTCTATTTCCACAACAACGGTGAACCTGTTGTATATGGTGGTAGTGCCGATGCCATGGTCCGTAGTTTTGACCGTCGAATAGAGTCTCTCTTCCTGATTGAAGACGAGTTCTGTAAACAGGAAGCAATCATGATTTTGGCATATAACCTCAAGGACAATGTCAATGCCTATGAAATGAGTGAAGATGGTAACTACACGCCTACAATAACCAAGGAAGGAGAAACCATCTTTGATATTCACAAGGAGTTTTTCAATGCTACAGATGAACTAGCAAGAAAAGCAAAACTGTTTTAA
- a CDS encoding cupin domain-containing protein — MIKYLITTFVFWFVFTLYCNGQNITSLEKIEPNTVYENVHVKPIASNEQVTSFIIWVKTSVRKHKHIHHTESVYILDGKAEMLLGEQTLNIQKGDYIFIPKGTPHAVIKVMGNKPLKVLSVQSPKFTGEDRIFIE, encoded by the coding sequence ATGATCAAGTACTTGATAACAACCTTTGTATTTTGGTTTGTATTTACGCTTTACTGTAATGGTCAAAACATAACCAGTTTAGAAAAAATTGAACCAAACACTGTTTATGAAAATGTCCATGTAAAGCCCATTGCATCCAACGAACAGGTAACTTCTTTTATAATCTGGGTTAAGACGTCTGTTAGAAAGCATAAACATATTCACCATACTGAGAGTGTTTATATTCTTGATGGTAAAGCTGAAATGTTATTGGGTGAACAAACTTTAAATATTCAAAAAGGAGATTATATTTTTATACCAAAAGGAACTCCTCATGCAGTTATAAAAGTCATGGGCAACAAACCTTTAAAAGTATTATCAGTACAGTCACCAAAGTTTACAGGTGAAGATCGTATTTTTATTGAATAA
- a CDS encoding FeoA family protein — MNMITYRSIANLRAGEKSTIVGFADDNIASKLIEMGLFPGSDVTMVRKAPFGGVFYLKVAGNNFAIRKEEANCIKIKE; from the coding sequence ATGAACATGATCACATACAGGTCCATCGCCAATTTGAGAGCAGGAGAGAAAAGCACTATTGTAGGTTTTGCTGACGACAACATTGCAAGCAAGCTAATTGAGATGGGACTTTTTCCAGGTAGTGATGTCACTATGGTAAGAAAGGCCCCTTTCGGTGGCGTGTTTTACCTTAAAGTGGCAGGAAATAACTTTGCCATTCGCAAAGAAGAAGCAAACTGCATCAAAATTAAAGAATAG
- a CDS encoding PspC domain-containing protein: MILGVSSWLSNKLGWSVSLIRIVFVISVLFFGTGLGLYLILWIVKLLSK, from the coding sequence ATGATTTTAGGCGTATCAAGCTGGCTTTCTAACAAACTAGGATGGAGTGTATCTCTCATTAGAATCGTATTTGTAATCTCAGTTCTGTTTTTTGGAACAGGTCTTGGGCTTTACCTGATACTTTGGATTGTCAAGTTATTATCGAAATAA
- a CDS encoding NupC/NupG family nucleoside CNT transporter — protein MEIIRGIVGLVIFVAIAFAFSSNKKAVDWRLVGTGITLQILFGLLVTKVEAVENAFNWISQGFVTFLGFSRNGAEFIFGSLVTDMDSFGFIFAFQVLPTIIFFAAVSSGLYYLGVLQKIVYVIAFVMSKTMRLSGAESLSAAGNIFLGQTEAPLLVKPFIERMTKSEIMCLMTGGMATMAGGVLAGYVTFLGGSDPAEQAKFAAYLLSASIMNAPAAIVMSKILLPEAEPEKIDTELKVNNEKLGANLIDAIANGTSDGLSLALNVGAMLLSFIAIIYAINGALGALGEIRDINEAIASSSGGQFDGLSLQYILGQIFRVFAALMGIDWSESLIVGSLLGQKTVINEFIAYSNLAELKANNLLSVKAIVVSTYALCGFSNFSSIAIQIGGIGGLAPSRQSDLSKLGLKALLGATIACMMTGTIAGMIVG, from the coding sequence ATGGAAATTATAAGAGGGATTGTCGGGCTGGTGATCTTTGTCGCTATTGCCTTTGCATTTTCAAGTAACAAGAAAGCTGTTGACTGGCGTTTGGTAGGAACGGGAATTACCTTACAGATACTGTTCGGTTTACTGGTAACAAAAGTTGAAGCTGTAGAAAATGCATTCAATTGGATCAGTCAAGGCTTCGTGACATTCTTGGGTTTTTCCCGTAATGGAGCAGAGTTTATTTTTGGAAGTCTGGTTACTGATATGGATTCGTTCGGCTTCATTTTCGCCTTTCAGGTTTTGCCTACCATTATATTTTTTGCAGCAGTAAGTTCAGGATTGTACTATTTGGGTGTTCTTCAGAAAATCGTTTATGTAATTGCATTTGTGATGTCAAAAACGATGCGCCTTTCTGGTGCTGAAAGCCTTTCTGCAGCTGGTAATATTTTCTTGGGACAAACTGAGGCACCACTATTGGTGAAACCTTTTATCGAACGTATGACCAAATCGGAGATCATGTGTCTGATGACGGGTGGTATGGCAACAATGGCAGGAGGTGTTTTGGCTGGGTACGTAACTTTTTTAGGAGGATCTGACCCTGCTGAGCAAGCCAAATTTGCCGCTTACCTTTTGAGCGCTTCCATTATGAATGCACCAGCAGCCATTGTGATGTCCAAAATACTGTTGCCGGAAGCGGAGCCTGAGAAGATTGATACTGAGCTGAAAGTGAATAATGAAAAACTGGGAGCAAACTTGATTGATGCCATTGCCAATGGTACCTCAGATGGACTTAGCTTGGCGTTGAATGTAGGTGCTATGCTACTTTCTTTTATTGCCATTATCTATGCCATTAACGGAGCGCTAGGGGCATTGGGTGAGATCAGAGACATCAATGAGGCAATCGCATCTTCTTCAGGAGGGCAGTTTGATGGGTTGTCGCTTCAGTATATCCTTGGCCAGATATTTAGAGTGTTTGCTGCTTTGATGGGAATTGATTGGTCAGAATCCCTGATTGTAGGAAGTTTGCTAGGACAGAAAACAGTGATCAATGAGTTTATTGCTTACAGTAACCTAGCAGAACTTAAGGCAAATAATTTGTTGAGTGTGAAGGCGATTGTCGTTTCTACTTATGCACTGTGTGGATTCTCAAACTTTAGTTCAATTGCTATCCAAATTGGTGGTATTGGTGGTTTGGCGCCAAGCAGACAGTCAGACCTTTCAAAATTGGGATTAAAAGCGTTGTTAGGTGCGACAATTGCTTGTATGATGACTGGTACAATTGCTGGAATGATTGTCGGCTGA
- a CDS encoding type IA DNA topoisomerase, translated as MKVCIAEKPSVAKEIAMVIGAKQRRDGYYEGNGYQVTWTFGHLCTLKEPQDYDPALKRWDLTTLPIIPVKFAIKIMEDKGVKQQFNVIKSLVAKAQEVINCGDAGQEGELIQRWVLQEARCRVPVKRLWISSLTEEAIRDGFRALRDAKEFDLLYAAGSSRAIGDWLLGINATRLYTLKYGAFGQVLSIGRVQTPTLALIVNRQKELNNFTPETYWELKTKYRDVLFTARGEQLDEFGAFEGKFKDKEKAEELVRSLENQPFTITSFTKKKGKETPPKLFDLTSLQVTCNKKFGFSADQTLKLAQSLYEKKVLTYPRVDTTHLPNDVFPQVPAILKTLHKFADQVQPLLGKPIKKSKKVFDDKKVTDHHAIIPTKVAAKGLAHNEQVVYDLVALRFIAAFYPDCIVSKTEVLGDVKGIEFKVTGKQILDPGWRVLFQKEEEAAKRAREQRKKRGEEDDDDDNKGQEDQEQVLPEFKKGESGPHEPQLQEKVTSPPKLYTEATLLRAMETAGKQVEDEELRDLMKENGIGRPSTRAAIIETLFRRKYIRKERKNLVPTQTGTELVDTIQNEMLKSAELTGVWEKKLREIEDGTYQVANFMNEMKEMVTEVVQTVKYDQNAKRIVTEDPEEKPEHKTAATADKKKKAVSDKKITCPKCGEHEVVKGNTAYGCLGNKDKSCDFVIGFEFGGKKLTDKQLQSLIIKGKTPSIKGLEIDGQKVEGYLTLDKRFKVAFHKVEEALLTCPKCKKYEVVKGKTAFGCLGNKYRTCNFVVPFEIRGKKLSENQIKQLVQKGKTGKLSGFEVNGDKFNAKLILDANCTIQFEKMD; from the coding sequence ATGAAAGTCTGCATCGCAGAGAAACCGAGCGTGGCAAAGGAAATTGCCATGGTAATAGGCGCCAAGCAGCGCAGAGATGGGTATTATGAGGGAAATGGGTATCAGGTAACCTGGACTTTTGGACACTTGTGTACCTTGAAGGAACCTCAAGACTATGATCCAGCACTGAAAAGGTGGGACTTAACCACTTTGCCGATTATCCCTGTGAAGTTTGCCATTAAGATTATGGAAGACAAAGGGGTGAAGCAGCAGTTCAATGTGATCAAATCATTGGTGGCAAAAGCGCAGGAAGTGATCAACTGTGGTGATGCCGGGCAAGAGGGAGAACTTATACAGCGTTGGGTTTTGCAAGAAGCTCGTTGCCGTGTTCCTGTCAAGCGATTGTGGATTTCATCTTTGACTGAAGAAGCGATTCGTGATGGTTTCCGTGCACTGCGTGATGCCAAAGAGTTTGACCTTTTATATGCTGCAGGTAGCTCTCGGGCTATTGGAGACTGGCTGCTTGGGATCAATGCAACGAGACTTTATACACTAAAATACGGGGCTTTTGGGCAGGTATTATCCATTGGCAGGGTACAAACGCCAACCTTGGCACTGATAGTCAACAGACAAAAAGAGTTGAACAATTTTACACCTGAAACTTATTGGGAGCTTAAAACCAAGTACAGGGATGTTCTCTTTACAGCGAGAGGTGAGCAACTGGATGAATTTGGGGCTTTTGAAGGCAAGTTCAAGGATAAGGAAAAAGCCGAAGAACTGGTTAGGTCTTTAGAAAATCAGCCATTTACCATCACGTCATTTACAAAGAAAAAAGGAAAGGAAACACCTCCTAAGCTTTTTGACTTGACTTCATTGCAGGTGACTTGTAATAAGAAGTTTGGGTTTTCAGCTGACCAGACACTGAAGTTGGCTCAGAGCTTATACGAAAAGAAGGTGTTGACTTATCCAAGGGTTGATACAACACACTTGCCTAACGATGTATTTCCGCAAGTGCCGGCTATATTGAAAACCTTGCACAAGTTTGCAGATCAGGTGCAGCCGCTTCTGGGTAAACCGATCAAGAAGTCAAAGAAGGTATTTGATGATAAGAAAGTCACTGATCACCATGCCATTATTCCTACAAAAGTGGCAGCTAAAGGACTTGCACATAACGAGCAGGTAGTTTATGATCTGGTGGCATTGAGGTTTATAGCAGCATTTTACCCTGATTGTATCGTATCCAAAACAGAAGTATTGGGTGATGTAAAAGGTATTGAATTTAAAGTTACAGGTAAACAGATCCTTGATCCGGGATGGCGTGTATTGTTTCAGAAAGAGGAAGAGGCTGCCAAGAGAGCTAGAGAGCAAAGGAAGAAAAGAGGGGAGGAGGACGATGATGACGACAATAAGGGACAGGAAGATCAGGAACAGGTATTGCCTGAATTTAAGAAGGGCGAGAGTGGTCCGCACGAACCTCAATTGCAAGAAAAGGTAACCTCTCCACCTAAATTGTACACTGAAGCAACCCTACTTAGGGCAATGGAAACCGCAGGTAAACAGGTGGAAGATGAGGAGTTGAGAGACCTGATGAAAGAGAATGGGATAGGAAGACCTTCTACTAGAGCAGCAATCATCGAGACACTTTTCAGAAGAAAGTATATTCGAAAGGAACGTAAGAACCTTGTGCCTACACAAACAGGGACCGAATTGGTGGACACCATCCAAAATGAGATGTTGAAGTCTGCTGAACTGACAGGTGTTTGGGAGAAAAAATTACGTGAGATCGAGGATGGGACTTATCAGGTTGCCAATTTCATGAATGAAATGAAAGAAATGGTAACAGAAGTAGTTCAAACAGTGAAATACGATCAGAATGCCAAACGAATAGTAACTGAAGATCCTGAAGAAAAACCAGAGCATAAAACAGCTGCAACAGCTGACAAGAAGAAAAAGGCTGTTTCAGATAAAAAAATAACATGTCCGAAGTGCGGAGAGCATGAAGTTGTAAAGGGAAATACAGCTTATGGTTGTCTAGGAAACAAGGATAAATCTTGTGATTTTGTAATAGGGTTTGAATTTGGAGGTAAAAAACTAACAGATAAGCAATTACAGTCTCTGATTATAAAAGGTAAAACCCCAAGTATAAAAGGACTTGAAATAGATGGACAAAAAGTGGAGGGATACCTTACTTTGGATAAGCGTTTTAAGGTGGCTTTTCACAAAGTAGAAGAGGCTCTGCTAACTTGCCCTAAGTGTAAGAAATATGAAGTAGTGAAAGGGAAGACGGCCTTTGGTTGTTTGGGGAATAAATACAGGACTTGCAATTTTGTGGTTCCATTTGAAATCAGGGGTAAAAAGTTGTCTGAAAATCAGATTAAGCAGCTGGTTCAAAAAGGAAAGACAGGTAAGCTATCAGGGTTTGAGGTTAATGGTGATAAATTTAACGCCAAACTGATCTTGGATGCGAACTGTACCATTCAATTTGAAAAAATGGATTAG